Sequence from the Lysobacter capsici genome:
CGATGGGCGGGCATGGCGCGTTGATGATCGCGTTGAAGAATCCGGGCCGCTATCGCAGCGTGTCGGCGTTTTCGCCGATCGCCGCGCCGTCGCATTCGCCGTGGGGCGAGAAGGCGTTCACCGCTTATCTGGGCGAGGACCGCGAGGCGTGGAAGGCGTGGGATGCGACTGCGTTGGTCGCTGGTGCGCGCGAGCGGTTGCCGTTGTTGATCGACCAAGGCGGCGACGACGAGTTCCTGGCGCCGCAGTTGAAGCCGGAGTTGTTGCGGGTTGCGTGCGAGGTGGCCAGGCATCCGCTGGAACTGCGCATCCGGCCGGGATACGACCATAGTTATTACTTCATCGCCAGTTATATCGGCGAGCATGTTGCGCATCATGCCAAGGCGTTGCACGGCTGAGAGTTGCTTGCCCTCACCCCGGCCCTCTCCCGCAAGCGGGAGAGGGAGTAATCCGAAGTGATCGATGCAAGCGGCAGACCGGGAGGTATCCCGAGTAGCCCGCGCCCTTCTCCCGCGACGCGGGAGAAGGTGGCCCAAAGGGCCGGATGAGGGCCCGCGGCCCTTACGACTTCTTCGGCGGCGGCAACGCCTTCGCATGCACCTTGTTGCCGTCGGCCAGCAGCGCGTTCGGCGCCAGCACCACGGTGTCGCCGGCCTGGATGCCGGTCAGCACTTCGACTTCGTTGCCCAGGTTGCGACCCAGGGTCACGTCGCGATACGACAAGGTCGAGTCCGCCTTCAAGGTCACCACCTGCACGCCGGTCGCGCGCTGGATCACCGTCGACACCGGCAACACCACCGCCGGCGCGACGCGCGGCAGGTGCAGGCGCGCGGAACCGACCATGCCGGCCGGGATGCGGCTGTCGGGATTGGGCAGGCGCAGCTCGGTGCGCATCACGCCGGCGTCGCGCGAGAGCGTGCGCGCGCTGCGCGCGACCTGCGCCTTGAACACCTGGCCGGGCAATTCCGGAAAGCTCACGTCGGCTTCCAGCCCGTTCTGGATCTGCATCGACACGTTCTGCGGCACGTCGACCACCACCCGCAGCGGATCGAGCACGGCGATCTCGAACATCGGTACCGTCGAGGACGCCGAATCGCCGACCACCCGATCGCCGCGTTCGACATTGCGCGCCACCACCACCCCGGCGAACGGCGCGCGCACCGACTGGAACGACTGCCGTTCCAGCGCCGAGGTCAGCCGCGCCTGGGCCGCGTTGCGCGCGGCCACGGCCACGTCGTAATTGCCCTTGCGGTCGCTGAAGTATTCCTTCGACACCGCGCCGGTACCGA
This genomic interval carries:
- a CDS encoding efflux RND transporter periplasmic adaptor subunit, with the translated sequence MNRSIRVSHPLDRAGLSLALAAALLTVLAGCSRSDAETTPANALPEVLTVQAKAADAAFDLSLPARAQAGESAQLYARATGFVSERKVELGDKVDAGQVLATISAPEIDQSVREARALLAQTAADQELAKVNYDRAQALIGTGAVSKEYFSDRKGNYDVAVAARNAAQARLTSALERQSFQSVRAPFAGVVVARNVERGDRVVGDSASSTVPMFEIAVLDPLRVVVDVPQNVSMQIQNGLEADVSFPELPGQVFKAQVARSARTLSRDAGVMRTELRLPNPDSRIPAGMVGSARLHLPRVAPAVVLPVSTVIQRATGVQVVTLKADSTLSYRDVTLGRNLGNEVEVLTGIQAGDTVVLAPNALLADGNKVHAKALPPPKKS